From the genome of Amycolatopsis camponoti:
CTCGCCGGGTTCCGCCGCGACCACCCCGCGGTCGCACTGCGGCTGCTGGACCTCGAACCGCCGGACGGGTACGGCCTGGTCAGCTCGCGCGACCTCGACCTGCTGATCACCCACCGCTATCCCGGCGCGCCGCTGCCCGACCCGCGCGGGCTGACCCGGTCGCTCCTGCGCTCCGAGCGGTTCCGGCTGATCCTCCCCGAAGGACACCCGAAGGCCCGCGTCCGCCGGCTCACGCTGGGCGCCCTGGCCGGCGAGGCCTGGATCTCCGGCAACCCCGGTGTCCCCAACCGCGTCTGCCTGGATCAGCTCGCCGACGCCGCCGGGATCACGCTCGGCGTGGCCTACGAAACCCGGGACTACCAGGTGACCCTGGCGCTGGTCGAGGCCGGGCTGGGGGTCGCGTTCGTGCCGGAGAGCGTGCTCGCCCGGATGGCGCCCGCCCGGATCGCGGTCCGTGACGCCGCGGACGCCCGGCCGGCGCGGGACATCTTCCTGGTGCACCACCGGCGGCCGGGAAAGCTGGTGACCGAGATGGCCGAGCGGCTCAGCCGTCCACAGTAGACGCCCGGGCGGGGAACCGCGCGGAGGCGGCCTTCAGCGCGTCCAGGCACGCGCGGACCGCGCCGCGATCCTCTTCGCCCGCCCGGCAGATCGCGTAGATCGTCCGCGTCAACGGCGGGCGCGTCGCCAGGATCCGGACGCCCCCGGGCTGCGGCTCCCGGGCCAGCCGCGGCACCAGCGCCGCGCCGAAGCCGGCCGCCACCAGGGCCAGCTGCGTCGGGTAGCCACCGACCGTGCAGCTGATCCGCGGCTCCAGCCGTTGCTTGCGCAGCACCTGCACCAGCCACTCGTAGCAGCCGGACCCCAGGCTCCAGCCGATCCACGGCAGATCGTCCACTTCGGACAGATCGACCGCCTTGCGGTGCGCGAGGCGGTGCCCGGCGGGCAGGGCGAGGTCCGCGACGTCGGAGAACAACGCGATCCGCGTCGTCGACGGCGGGAGCACCGTCGGCCGGTCTTCCCAGCTCTCCAAGACCGCGACGTCGAGGTCGCCGGCCAGCACGCGGGGCATCGTCTGCTCCGCCTCGCCCTCGTGCAGCGTCACCGCCAGCCGCGGGTGCTGCGCGGCGAGCGTGGCCAGCGCGGGCGGCAGCAGCGCGTGCACGGTCGTGGGGATCGCGCCGACCCGCAGCGGCCCGATGACGTCCTCGCGCAGCAGCTCCAGGTCCGCCTTGGCCTCGGCGACCTGCGCCAGGATCAGCTCGGCGTGCCCGGCCAGCACCTGGCCCGCCTTCGTCAGCCGGACGCCCCGGCCGCGCGGCTCCAGCAGCCGTTGCCCGGCCTCGCGTTCCAGCTTCGCCAGCTGCTGCGACACCCCCGACGGCGTGACGTGCAGGGACGCGGCCGCGGCGGCGACCGAGCCCTGGGTGGCGACCGCGTGCAGCGCGCGCATCCGCTCGATTCCGAACACGGTAGAGATCCTACCGAATTCTCCGCAGAAACATTCGCTTGTCCTTGACAGTTGCCGCCCGCACGCTGGACCGGTGACCACGACCGCGCCCCGCCCCACGATCGCCCCCACGCCGCTCACCGAGCGCTTCGACCCGCGTCTGCTCGCGGCGCTCGGCAGCTTCTGCATCTCCCTGTCGTCGGTCTTCATCAAGGTCTCGCACGCCAGCGGCAGCACCAGCGCGTTCTGGCGCTGCCTGCTGGCCCTGCCGGTGCTGGTCGCGCTCGCCCTGCTGGAACGGCGGAAGGCCGGCCCGGCGCCGCGCCGCCGCGTGCTCCTCCCGCTGCTCGCCGGCACCGGGCTCGGCCTCGACTTCGTGCTGTGGGGTGAGGCGATCCCGCGGATCGGCGCCGGCATCGCGACCGTGCTGCTCGCCGTCCAGGTGGTCATCGTGCCGCTGCTGGCGTTCGCCTTCCTGCGGGAACGGCCGGCGAAGCGGTTCCTCCTCGCCGTGCCCGTGCTGCTCGCCGGCGTCGTGCTGGCCGGCGGGTTCGCCGGGAGCGGCTCGTTCGGCCCGGACCCGGTCACCGGCGCCGTGTTCGCGATGCTGGCCGGCGCGGGGTACGCGGTGTACCTCTTCCTGATCCGGCTCAGCGGCGGCGCGGGCGCGCGGGCGCAGTCCCTGGTGCTGGCGACGCTCTCCGCCGGTGTCGTCGCCGTCGTGCTCGGCGTCCCGACCGGCACGCTCGACCTGAGCCCGAGCCCGGCGACGTTCGGCTGGCTGGCCGCGCTCGCCGTCGTGGGTCAGCTGATCGGCTGGATTCTCATCTCCGCCGCGCTGCCCCGGATGTCGGCCACCACCGGCGCGACGCTGATGCTGCTGCAGCCGGTCGGCGCGGTGCTCCTGGGCATCGGCCTGCTCGGGGAGACGCCGAGCGCGCTGCAGCTCGTCGGCTGCGCGGGGGTGGTCGCGGCCGTCTGCTTCGCCGGGCGGACCCGCCGCGGGTGATCTGCGGGCCGGGGCCGTCACGGCTAACGTCCCCGGTATGCGTGTGCTGGTGGCCGGGGCTTCGGGGTTCGTCGGCGGCCGGTTGTGCCCGGCGCTGGAAGAGGCGGGGCACGACGTCCTCGCGATGACGCGCCGTCCCGAGAAGTACGACGGCGCCGGGACACCCGTCCGCGGCGACGTCGCCGACGTCGGTTCCCTGCGGGACGCGCTCAAGGGCGTCGACGCCGCCTACTACCTGGTGCACTCGCTCGACAGCGCGGACTTCAAGCGCCGCGACGCCGACGCCGCGCGCGCGTTCGCCCGGGCGGCCGCGGACGCGGGGGTGGGCCGGATCGTCTACCTCGGCGGCCTCGGGGACGACGACGACACGCTTTCGGAGCACCTGGCCAGCCGGCGCGAGGTCGAGCGGCTGCTGGGGGAGACCGGCGTGCCGGTCACCGTGCTGCGCGCCGGCATCGTCATCGGCCACGGCGGGACGTCTTGGGAGCTGACCCGCCAGCTGGTGGAGCACCTGCCGGCGATGATCACGCCGCGCTGGGTCGGCACGCGCACCCAGCCGATCGCGATCGCCGACGTCGTCCGGTACCTGGCCGGCGTGCTCGACCACCCGGAGGCCGAGGGCCGGACGTTCGACATCGGCGGGCCCGAGGTGCTGGCCTACCGGGACATGCTGCAGCGGGTCGCGGCGATCGAGGGGCGGCCGCTGGTGATCGTGCCGGTGCCGCTGCTCTCGCCGAAGCTCTCGTCGTACTGGCTTTCGCTGGTCACCGACATCGACGTCACCACCGGGCGCGCGCTGATCGACTCGATGACGAACGAGGTCGTTGTCCGCGACGACGCGATCCGCCGGATCGTCGAGTTCGAGCCGATGGGCTACGACGAAGCCGTGCTGCAGGCCCTGGGCGAGCGGGCGAAGAGCCGGCGGCCCGCGTGAGGAAGCGGCTCCTCGCCGGGGTGACGGCCGCCGGGTCCGGCCTGCTCGGCGCGTCCCTGGCCAGCCGGCCGGGTTCGCGCCGGTTCCACGTGCTGACGGCGGCGGTCGCGGCGACCTGGTTCGCCGGCGCGGGGCCGGTGGACCGCGGCCGCCGGGACGTCGTGCAGCCGGTCCTCGCGGGGGCCGGCGCGTTCGGCGTGTTCTACGTCGGCGCGCTGGTGTCCCGCCGCATCCCGTTGCTGCGCCGCGCGATCGCGGGCGTGCTCGACCACGCCCGCCGCGGTTCGACGCCCTCGGTGGTGGCGACGACGCTCGTGACGGGCGCGGCGGAGGAGTTCTTCTTCCGCGGCGCGTTGTACGACGCGTTCGGCCCCCGCGGATCGACGGCGCTGTACATCCTTTCGACGACGGCGACCCGAAACCCCGCGCTGGTATTGGCCTCGACGGTGATGGGCGCGCTCTTCGCCGTGCAGCGCGGCCGGTCCGGCGGGCTGCAAGCACCGGTGCTGACGCACGTGGTGTGGTCGGCGCTGATGCTGGCCTTCATGCCGCGCCTCTTCCCGCCGGATCAGAACGCTTCGTAGGCGGCCATCACCACGCCGAGACCCCGGTCGTACCCGCCGTCCCAGAGGACCTGGTTCATCACGTACGCCACCACCATGCGGTTCTCCGCGTCGACGAGGACCACCGAGCCGCCCCATCCGCCCCACGAGCACGTGCGGCCCTCCAGCCGGTAGCCCAGGCCGTAGCGCATCTGCGCGCCGAGCACGCGGTCTTCGCCGTGGAACTGCTCTTCGAAGACGCGCTCGGCACCGGCCGCCGACAGCAACCCGCCGCCGCCGACGAGTGCCGACTGCGCCGCGGCGACCGAGCGGGCGTTGCCGTACCCGTTGATGGCGGGTACTTCCGCGCGCCGCCAGGCTTCGGAGTACGAGTCCGAGACGCCGACCAGGAAACCCGGCGGCTTGTCGCCCTGGGGGTCGGGGATCAGCGGCGCCACGCGGTGGTCGTGTTCGGCGGCGAGCCCGATGTGGAAGTCGGCGCCCAGCGGGCCGGCCACCTCCTCGGCGAAGAACGTGCCGAGGGTGCGCCCGGTGACGCGGCGGACGACTTCGCCCACCAGGAACCCGAACGTGACCGAGTGGTACCCGCCCGCCGTCCCGGGCTCCCACGCCGGGGTTTGCGCGGCCAGCCGCGCCGTCACGGCCGGCCAGTCGAAGAGGTCCTCGACCGCGATCGGGCCGGTGAAGTCCGGCAGGCCCGCGGTGTGCCCGAGCAGGTGCCGGACGAGCGTGTTTTCCTTGCCCGCGGCGGCGAATTCGGGCCAGTACGCGGCGACCGGCGCGTCGAGGTCCAGCTCGCCGCGGTCGGCGAGGACCAGCGCGCACAACGCGGTCATGGTCTTGGTGGTGGACCAGACGGTGGTGATCGTGTCGCGGTCCCAGGCCTTCGTGCGGCCGGTGTCGACGTATCCACCCCACAGATCGACCACGGGCTCGCCGTCCACGAACACGGCGACCGAAGCGCCCACGTCGTCGGCGTCCAGCGACGCCGCGAGGACGTCCCCCACCTTGCCGAACCGGTCTTCGCACGTTCCCCAGATGTCAGCCACGGCGGCCAGCAAACTCCGTCCGGACGGGTCACACCACTCATTTTCGAGTGGAGAACCTTTGTCCGGAACGAGCCAGAACCGGGCGGAAACCTTCAGAACCGCGCCGGGATTTCCTATCCTGGACCAAACCCCGGTGCGTGGAGAGGGATGTCGATGCGGACATTGCTCGTGCTGCTGCTCGTCCTCGGTTCCTTCACCCCGATGTCCCTGCGACCCGCCGAGGCGGCCACGGCGGTGTGCGTGACGTCGTGCGACACCCTCGACCCGTCGCGGGCCGCGCGGGAGAGCTTTCCCTTGCCCGACAAGGTGATCAACAACCGTGTCGTGCGGCTGCACGCCTCCGACCCGGACGGGATGGCGTGGGCGAGCATCGACGGCGGCGTCGCCGGCGACGCCGTCTGGCTCGACCGCTCCTGGGACGGTGGCGCCACCTGGGAAGGGTTGCTGGGCAAGGCGACCATCCCCGGTGCGTGGACCGGCACCCGCACGCTCATGTACAACCTCACCGACCCGCAGCACCACCGCCGCGGACTGGTCCGGGCCTGCGGGGACGCGCAGGGCGTCGCGTGCACCGCGTGGATCTACCCGGACGTCTGCGACGCCGCGTGCGACCGCACCGCGCCGGGTACGGGGGACAGCCAGCCGGTGGCGCCGACGACGCTCTTCGGCCGCACGATCCGGCTCCACTTCGACGGCCGGGGCCTGGCGTGGGCCGGGATCGAAGCCGGCGGCGCCGGGGACGAGATCTGGCTCGACCGCTCGTGGGACGCCGGCGCGAGCTGGCCGGACGGCTCGTCGCTGGGCCGCACGAGCGTCGCCGCGGGCGCGACCGGTACTCACACCACGGCGTTCGCGACGCGCGATCCCCGCGGCCGGCTCTACGGCGGCGCGGTGCGGGCGTGCGGCCGCGAAGCCACGCACGCGCAGGGGAGCTGCACGGCGTGGGCACGGCCCGCGACGACCCGCGTGGCCGGCGCGCTCGACGCGCTGATGTGGTCCTACGACCCGTACACCGCGTGGTGGCCGTCGAGCTGGTGGAACTCGGCGGTCGCGGTGACGGCGGTGGCCGACGCGGGCGGGTTCGACGCCGCGCTGGCCCGCACCTTCGACGTCAACCGGGCCGCTTTCCCCGCCGGGGCAAGGAGTTCCGATGCGATCGAGGGCGACTTCGTGAGCCGCGCGATCGACGACAGCGGGTGGTGGGGCCTGGCCTGGGTCGCCGCTTACGACCGCACCCACGACGCGCGCTACCTCACCGAGGCGACGACAATCGCGAACTACGTCCACGGGTTCTGGGACACCGGCAGCTGCGGCGGCGGGGTCTGGTGGAACCGCGAGCGGACGTACAAGAACGCCGTCACGGCCGGGTTGTACCTGCGGCTGACCGCGTCGCTGCACAACCGGCTCGCCGGCGACACGGTGTGGGGCCAGCGGGCCCGGACTGCGGGCGACTGGTTCCTCGACAGCGGGCTGATCAACTCCTCGGGCCTGGTGAACGACGGCTTGACGTCGTCGTGCGCGAACAACGGCCAGACCGTCTGGACGTACAACCAGGGCCTCGGCATCGGCGGGCTGCTGGAGCTGTGGCGCGCGACCGGCGTCCAGTCCTATCTGGACGCGGCGAAGCGGCTCGCGGACGCGGCGATGGCGCGGCTCACTTCGGGTGGCGTGCTCGTCGAGTCCTGCGACACCGGCACGGCGTCCTGCGACGACAACCAGAAGCAGTTCAAGGGAATCTTCCTGCGCTACTTCGGCGACCTGGCGGCGGCGACGGGCTCGGCGACCTACCGCGCGTTCGCGCAGAAGCAGGCGGACGCGCTGTGGGCGGGTGATCGCGACCCGCTGAACCGGATCGGCCAGCGCTGGACCGGGACGACGCCGAACGTGACGGACTGGCGGACCCAGGCGTCGGGCCTGGAAGCGATCCTGGCGGCGGGGTAGGTCCGCGCGCCGGAACGGGCGCCGAGCTGCCGCCCGGCTCGGCGACCGAGCGGCAGAGCACCGATCCGGCCACGCAGCAGGCCGCCATCACCGGCGGGGAACGCAGATCACCGGCAGGTTCACGCTGCCCGAAGCGCGGCAGCCGGCCCGCGACATCGCCGGCGGCTGACGCTCAGCAGGGCGGCGGCGGCAGGTCGGCGCCCGTGCAGGCTTCGGTGTCCGTCTTGCTCGTCGCCTGGTGCAGGAGCTCGTAGAGCTGCTCGCGCTGCTCATGGCTGAGCCCGCACAACACCTCGTCCTCGATCGCGGCGAGCGCGAACTCGGCCCGCGCGAGCAGCTTCGCGCCCACGTCGGTGAGCTCCACCACGTGGCGCCGCCGATCGACGGCCGAGCGGCGCCGCTCGATCAGGTTCTCCGTCTCGAGCTCGTTGAGCAGCCCGACCACGTTCGTGCCGTCCATCTGCAGGGTCTTCGCGAGGTCCTGCTGCGAGCTTCCGCCCAGGTCACGCAGCACGGTGAGGGCGATCAGGTGGCGCGGCCGCAGCCCGAGCGGGGTCAGCACCGACTCGCTGCGCAGCCGCATCCGGCGGGAGAGGTGGTCGAGCAGCGCTCCGCACCGGTGGGGCGGCTGGTTGACGACCGGCAGCGAGGTCATGCGCCCAGTATATGGGCAGCTCAATGGTCGGTGTGCTATTAATGGTTTGTCTAACACCAACGATCTATGGGCGGCTAACGACATGGCGCATCTCCTCCACATCGACTCGAGCATCCAGGGCGAGCGCTCGGTGAGCCGCCGGCTCAGCGCGCGGGCCGCGGCCGCGTGGCGGGCCGCGCACCCGGGCGGCACGACCACCTACCGCGACCTCGGCGCGCACCCGCTCCCGCACCTCGACGCCGAGAGCGGGTCGGCCCGCGCGATCCCGCCGGAGCAGCACACGCCGGCCCAGGCCGCGTCGTGGGCGCTGACGCGGGAGCTCGTCGGCGAGATCCAGGCGGCCGACACGGTGCTCCTGGGCCTGCCGGTCTACAACTACGGCGCGCCGAGCAGCGTCAAGGCGTGGGTGGACCACCTCATCGCGCCCGGGCTCTCGGTCGACCACGAGACCATGACCGGCCTGCTCGGCGGCCGCGAGTTCATCGTGCTGGCCTCGCGCGGCGGCGGGTACGGCGAAGGCACGCCCCGCGAAGGCTGGGACCACGCCGAGCAGTGGCTCCCGCACGGCGTCTCGCTGACCGGCCTCGAGCCGCGGTTCGTCACGGCGGAGCTGACCCTCGCGCACGTCAACCCGGCGATGGCGGAGCTGATCCCGCTGGCGGACGCGAGCCTGGCGACGGCGGAGAAGACCATCGACGACCTGTGGGTCCCGGCGCGGGTCTGACGACCGTTCGGCGCGCAGAACCCGGTCTTCGACGACTGCGCCCCGGGCCCCGGCGGTAGCGGTGCGGGCACAGCCGGTACCGTGCCGCCGGAGGCCGGGTGGCAAGATGCGGAAACCCGGACGGTCCGCACCTGGGCGAGGAAGGTCAGGTTTGAGCGCGCACACCTCCCAGATGGACGATATCCGGCTGGTCGCGCAACCGAGCGCGTTGCCGGTCACGGAACTGTTCGTCCGCCTGATTCTCACCGACTGGTCCCTGATGCCCATGCTGGAGCAGGTGACCGCCACCGCGAGACGGCTGGTCGAGACCGTCATCGACGCCGGTGACCCCCGATCGCCCTCCTTCGTCACGCTGCGGCTGCGGCTGCGCGCCGACGTGCTGGTCGTCGAGGTCGACGACGACGTCCCCGGGCTGCCGGAGCCGAAGGTCGCCGGGCCCGGCGAGCGCGTGGGCGTCACGCCCGGCGCCGGCGAGGCCCGCACCACGTGGTGCGAGCTGGAGCTGCCCGGCGGGATGAACGCGAAGCAGGTGCGTCTGCCTCGCCGGCAGGACCGCCGGACCCTGGTCGACGAGCCGGTCTCCGGCGCCCCGGTCGCCGCCGACCCGGAGGTGCTGGAACGCCTGCTCACGCGGCTGAGCGGCTGGTCCGGCCCGAGCTGACGTGCGCAGCCGTCCCATCTTGGTCGTGCTCTACGACGGCGTCCGCTTGCTGGACGTCTCCGGGCCCCTCGAAGTCTTCGCCGAGGCCAACGAGCACGGCGGCCGGTACGAGCTGAAGACGGCCTCGCCCGGCGGTGCCGACGTCCGCGCCAACACCGGGACCCGCCTGGGCGCCGATCTCGACCTCGCGGCGGCCGACCCGCGCGGCGCGACCGTGCTGGTGCCCGGCGGCCCCGAATGGGCCCGCACGATCGCCGACACCGGGCTCGTCGCGCAGATCCGGCGGCTGGCCGGCGGCGCGACCCGCACGGCGTCGGTGTGCGCGGGCGCGTTCGCGCTGGCCGCGGCGGGCGTCCTCGACGGCCGTCGCGCCACCACCCACTGGGACCTGACCGACCAGCTCGCCCGCCGTTTCCCGCGGGTGCGGGTCGACGCGGACGCGATCTTCGTCAAGGACGGCCCGGTGATCACCTCCGCGGGCGTCACGTCCGGCATCGACCTCGCCCTCGCGCTGGTCGAGGAGGACCTCGGCGCCGAGGTGGCCCGGCTGGTGGCCAAGCACCTGGTCGTCTTCCTGCAGCGGCCCGGCGGGCAGTCGCAGTTCAGCGTGCGGCTGGAAACCGGCCGCCCGCGCACCGAGGTGCTGCGGGCCGTGCTCGACGCGGTCGCGGCCGACCCCGCGGCGCCGCACACCCTCGCCGACCTGGCCGCCCGCGCCGGGGTCAGCGCGCGGCACCTGACCCGCTTGTTCCGGGAAGAGCTCGGCCGCACACCCGCCCGGTTCGTCGAGCAGGTGCGGCTGGAATCCGCCCAGCAGCGGCTGGAACGCACGACCGAACCGCTGGACGTCGTCGCGCGGCGGTCGGGCTTCGGATCCGTCGAAACGCTGCGACGCGCCTTCGCGCGCGGCCTCGGCGTGACCCCGAGCGACTACCGGGCCCGGTTCCGGACCACGGGCATCGGCTGAACCGGTTCCGGGCTCCGATCCGTGCATCCAGGCAGGGAGAGGACGTGGAGGCGAGGAGGCAGCCGAGGTGCGCATTGTCATCGCGGAAGAAGACGCCCTGTTGCGGGAGGGGCTGGTCCTGCTCCTGCACAGCGAGGGGTTCGACGTCGCCGCCGCCGTCGACCACCCCGGAGACCTGCTGGCCGCGGTCGTCGCGGAGGAGCCGGACCTGGCCGTCGTCGACGTCCGGATGCCGCCGACGTTCACCGACGAAGGCCTGCGGGCCGCCCTCGAAGCGCGCCGGGTCGCACCCGGGCTGGCGATCCTGGCGCTGTCGGCGTTCGTCGAAGACGGTTACGCCGGCGACCTCCTGGCCGCCGGCGGGGGCGGCGCCGGGTACCTGCTCAAGGAGCGCGTCGGGAAGCCGGACGAGTTCCTCGACGCACTGAAGCGCGTCGCCGCCGGCGGCACGGTGCTGGACCGCGACGTCGTCGCCCTCCAGCTGGCCCGGCCACGCCCCGGCGACCCGGTCGCGACGCTCACCGCGCGCGAACGCGAGGTCGTCGCGCTGCTGGCCGAAGGCCACTCGGTGCCGACGATCGGGCGGCTGCTCGGCATCGGCACCGCCGCGGCCCGGCAGCACGCCGGGGACGTCAGCGCGAAGCTGCGCGTCCCCGACGAAGCCCAGGCGATGCTCAGCTACCTACGAGCGTGAGGACCTCGGCCTGCTTCTCCCGGTACCGGGCGACGTTGGCCAGCTTGACGTCCTCGTAGCCGCGCACCAGGTCCGGCAGCTCGGCCAGCGCCAGGACGCGGGCCCGGTCGGCGTCTTCGGCGCGGAAGGCCCGCAGCACCGTGGCGCGGTAGTCCTCGATCAGCTCGCGCTCGACGCGGCGCACCTCGGCGCGGCCGAACGGGTCGAAGCGGGTGCCGCGCAGCTTGCGCGACGCGTGCAGCAGCCGGAACGCCGGCCGGAACCACGGGCCCAGGCTGATCTTGCGCTTCA
Proteins encoded in this window:
- a CDS encoding LysR family transcriptional regulator, with protein sequence MFGIERMRALHAVATQGSVAAAAASLHVTPSGVSQQLAKLEREAGQRLLEPRGRGVRLTKAGQVLAGHAELILAQVAEAKADLELLREDVIGPLRVGAIPTTVHALLPPALATLAAQHPRLAVTLHEGEAEQTMPRVLAGDLDVAVLESWEDRPTVLPPSTTRIALFSDVADLALPAGHRLAHRKAVDLSEVDDLPWIGWSLGSGCYEWLVQVLRKQRLEPRISCTVGGYPTQLALVAAGFGAALVPRLAREPQPGGVRILATRPPLTRTIYAICRAGEEDRGAVRACLDALKAASARFPARASTVDG
- a CDS encoding LysR family transcriptional regulator — translated: MFDAHRLALLAEVAHAGSIAGAARRLAFTPSAVSQQLGKLERDVGAPLLHRNPRGVTLTPVGEALLSHAETIVGELRTAERTVRALLDEEPAQLTVGTFASAGMTLVPAALAGFRRDHPAVALRLLDLEPPDGYGLVSSRDLDLLITHRYPGAPLPDPRGLTRSLLRSERFRLILPEGHPKARVRRLTLGALAGEAWISGNPGVPNRVCLDQLADAAGITLGVAYETRDYQVTLALVEAGLGVAFVPESVLARMAPARIAVRDAADARPARDIFLVHHRRPGKLVTEMAERLSRPQ
- a CDS encoding DMT family transporter, which gives rise to MTTTAPRPTIAPTPLTERFDPRLLAALGSFCISLSSVFIKVSHASGSTSAFWRCLLALPVLVALALLERRKAGPAPRRRVLLPLLAGTGLGLDFVLWGEAIPRIGAGIATVLLAVQVVIVPLLAFAFLRERPAKRFLLAVPVLLAGVVLAGGFAGSGSFGPDPVTGAVFAMLAGAGYAVYLFLIRLSGGAGARAQSLVLATLSAGVVAVVLGVPTGTLDLSPSPATFGWLAALAVVGQLIGWILISAALPRMSATTGATLMLLQPVGAVLLGIGLLGETPSALQLVGCAGVVAAVCFAGRTRRG
- a CDS encoding CPBP family intramembrane glutamic endopeptidase encodes the protein MRKRLLAGVTAAGSGLLGASLASRPGSRRFHVLTAAVAATWFAGAGPVDRGRRDVVQPVLAGAGAFGVFYVGALVSRRIPLLRRAIAGVLDHARRGSTPSVVATTLVTGAAEEFFFRGALYDAFGPRGSTALYILSTTATRNPALVLASTVMGALFAVQRGRSGGLQAPVLTHVVWSALMLAFMPRLFPPDQNAS
- a CDS encoding GlxA family transcriptional regulator, which produces MRSRPILVVLYDGVRLLDVSGPLEVFAEANEHGGRYELKTASPGGADVRANTGTRLGADLDLAAADPRGATVLVPGGPEWARTIADTGLVAQIRRLAGGATRTASVCAGAFALAAAGVLDGRRATTHWDLTDQLARRFPRVRVDADAIFVKDGPVITSAGVTSGIDLALALVEEDLGAEVARLVAKHLVVFLQRPGGQSQFSVRLETGRPRTEVLRAVLDAVAADPAAPHTLADLAARAGVSARHLTRLFREELGRTPARFVEQVRLESAQQRLERTTEPLDVVARRSGFGSVETLRRAFARGLGVTPSDYRARFRTTGIG
- a CDS encoding serine hydrolase domain-containing protein yields the protein MADIWGTCEDRFGKVGDVLAASLDADDVGASVAVFVDGEPVVDLWGGYVDTGRTKAWDRDTITTVWSTTKTMTALCALVLADRGELDLDAPVAAYWPEFAAAGKENTLVRHLLGHTAGLPDFTGPIAVEDLFDWPAVTARLAAQTPAWEPGTAGGYHSVTFGFLVGEVVRRVTGRTLGTFFAEEVAGPLGADFHIGLAAEHDHRVAPLIPDPQGDKPPGFLVGVSDSYSEAWRRAEVPAINGYGNARSVAAAQSALVGGGGLLSAAGAERVFEEQFHGEDRVLGAQMRYGLGYRLEGRTCSWGGWGGSVVLVDAENRMVVAYVMNQVLWDGGYDRGLGVVMAAYEAF
- a CDS encoding FMN-dependent NADH-azoreductase, with product MAHLLHIDSSIQGERSVSRRLSARAAAAWRAAHPGGTTTYRDLGAHPLPHLDAESGSARAIPPEQHTPAQAASWALTRELVGEIQAADTVLLGLPVYNYGAPSSVKAWVDHLIAPGLSVDHETMTGLLGGREFIVLASRGGGYGEGTPREGWDHAEQWLPHGVSLTGLEPRFVTAELTLAHVNPAMAELIPLADASLATAEKTIDDLWVPARV
- a CDS encoding MarR family winged helix-turn-helix transcriptional regulator; translated protein: MTSLPVVNQPPHRCGALLDHLSRRMRLRSESVLTPLGLRPRHLIALTVLRDLGGSSQQDLAKTLQMDGTNVVGLLNELETENLIERRRSAVDRRRHVVELTDVGAKLLARAEFALAAIEDEVLCGLSHEQREQLYELLHQATSKTDTEACTGADLPPPPC
- a CDS encoding response regulator codes for the protein MRIVIAEEDALLREGLVLLLHSEGFDVAAAVDHPGDLLAAVVAEEPDLAVVDVRMPPTFTDEGLRAALEARRVAPGLAILALSAFVEDGYAGDLLAAGGGGAGYLLKERVGKPDEFLDALKRVAAGGTVLDRDVVALQLARPRPGDPVATLTAREREVVALLAEGHSVPTIGRLLGIGTAAARQHAGDVSAKLRVPDEAQAMLSYLRA
- a CDS encoding ATP-binding protein translates to MSAHTSQMDDIRLVAQPSALPVTELFVRLILTDWSLMPMLEQVTATARRLVETVIDAGDPRSPSFVTLRLRLRADVLVVEVDDDVPGLPEPKVAGPGERVGVTPGAGEARTTWCELELPGGMNAKQVRLPRRQDRRTLVDEPVSGAPVAADPEVLERLLTRLSGWSGPS
- a CDS encoding NAD(P)H-binding protein → MRVLVAGASGFVGGRLCPALEEAGHDVLAMTRRPEKYDGAGTPVRGDVADVGSLRDALKGVDAAYYLVHSLDSADFKRRDADAARAFARAAADAGVGRIVYLGGLGDDDDTLSEHLASRREVERLLGETGVPVTVLRAGIVIGHGGTSWELTRQLVEHLPAMITPRWVGTRTQPIAIADVVRYLAGVLDHPEAEGRTFDIGGPEVLAYRDMLQRVAAIEGRPLVIVPVPLLSPKLSSYWLSLVTDIDVTTGRALIDSMTNEVVVRDDAIRRIVEFEPMGYDEAVLQALGERAKSRRPA
- a CDS encoding glycoside hydrolase family 76 protein, which gives rise to MRTLLVLLLVLGSFTPMSLRPAEAATAVCVTSCDTLDPSRAARESFPLPDKVINNRVVRLHASDPDGMAWASIDGGVAGDAVWLDRSWDGGATWEGLLGKATIPGAWTGTRTLMYNLTDPQHHRRGLVRACGDAQGVACTAWIYPDVCDAACDRTAPGTGDSQPVAPTTLFGRTIRLHFDGRGLAWAGIEAGGAGDEIWLDRSWDAGASWPDGSSLGRTSVAAGATGTHTTAFATRDPRGRLYGGAVRACGREATHAQGSCTAWARPATTRVAGALDALMWSYDPYTAWWPSSWWNSAVAVTAVADAGGFDAALARTFDVNRAAFPAGARSSDAIEGDFVSRAIDDSGWWGLAWVAAYDRTHDARYLTEATTIANYVHGFWDTGSCGGGVWWNRERTYKNAVTAGLYLRLTASLHNRLAGDTVWGQRARTAGDWFLDSGLINSSGLVNDGLTSSCANNGQTVWTYNQGLGIGGLLELWRATGVQSYLDAAKRLADAAMARLTSGGVLVESCDTGTASCDDNQKQFKGIFLRYFGDLAAATGSATYRAFAQKQADALWAGDRDPLNRIGQRWTGTTPNVTDWRTQASGLEAILAAG